From one Misgurnus anguillicaudatus chromosome 2, ASM2758022v2, whole genome shotgun sequence genomic stretch:
- the nmnat3 gene encoding nicotinamide/nicotinic acid mononucleotide adenylyltransferase 3 isoform X1 translates to MAGRIPLFLLACGSFNPITHQHMRLFELARDQMHQTGLYHVVGGIVSPVSDSYGKTGLVASKHRLAMARLALQSSDWVTVDEWESQQSDWTETLVTMRYHFNRVAAKYQRKTGELKDPPTNSSGKPHPHFTTSTYSGPQLKLLCGADFMDNFKVPGLWRADHIEEVVGRFGLVCVTRGSLEPDRTIHESDMLSRHRQNIFLVREWIQNEISATEVRRALRRGYSVKYLLPDSVIDYIKENNLYTQDSEMKNKEIQLRPLTKQTIQD, encoded by the exons ATGGCTGGACGTATTCCTCTGTTTTTGCTGGCCTGTGGTTCCTTCAACCCCATTACCCATCAGCACATGCGGCTGTTTGAGCTAGCCAGGGACCAGATGCACCAGACGG GTCTTTATCATGTGGTGGGTGGCATTGTGTCTCCTGTCAGTGATAGTTATGGTAAAACAGGGCTTGTTGCATCGAAACACAGACTCGCTATGGCAAGATTGGCTTTGCAGAGCTCGGACTGGGTTACTGTTGACGAATGGGAGAGCCAGCAATCTGACTGGACAGAGACTTTGGTGACTATGAG GTACCACTTCAACCGCGTAGCTGCTAAGTACCAGCGTAAAACAGGAGAGCTCAAGGACCCGCCCACAAATAGCTCTGGGAAGCCCCACCCACATTTCACCACGTCTACCTACA GTGGTCCTCAGTTGAAACTGCTTTGTGGAGCAGATTTCATGGACAACTTTAAGGTGCCAGGTCTGTGGAGGGCCGATCACATTGAGGAGGTGGTTGGCCGTTTTGGACTGGTCTGCGTGACCCGAGGGAGCCTGGAGCCAGACCGGACCATACACGAGTCTGACATGCTGTCCAGGCACCGACAGAACATTTTTTTGGTTCGAGAGTGGATACAAAATGAGATCAGCGCTACAGAGGTTCGACGAGCCTTACGTCGAGGATATAGTGTTAAATACCTCTTACCAGACTCAGTCATCGATTACATCAAAGAAAACAACCTTTACACGCAGGATAGTGAGatgaagaacaaagaaattcaaCTACGGCCTCTTACCAAGCAAACAATACAAGACTGA
- the nmnat3 gene encoding nicotinamide/nicotinic acid mononucleotide adenylyltransferase 3 isoform X2: MAGRIPLFLLACGSFNPITHQHMRLFELARDQMHQTGLYHVVGGIVSPVSDSYGKTGLVASKHRLAMARLALQSSDWVTVDEWESQQSDWTETLVTMRYHFNRVAAKYQRKTGELKDPPTNSSGKPHPHFTTSTYKGC; this comes from the exons ATGGCTGGACGTATTCCTCTGTTTTTGCTGGCCTGTGGTTCCTTCAACCCCATTACCCATCAGCACATGCGGCTGTTTGAGCTAGCCAGGGACCAGATGCACCAGACGG GTCTTTATCATGTGGTGGGTGGCATTGTGTCTCCTGTCAGTGATAGTTATGGTAAAACAGGGCTTGTTGCATCGAAACACAGACTCGCTATGGCAAGATTGGCTTTGCAGAGCTCGGACTGGGTTACTGTTGACGAATGGGAGAGCCAGCAATCTGACTGGACAGAGACTTTGGTGACTATGAG GTACCACTTCAACCGCGTAGCTGCTAAGTACCAGCGTAAAACAGGAGAGCTCAAGGACCCGCCCACAAATAGCTCTGGGAAGCCCCACCCACATTTCACCACGTCTACCTACA AAGGCTGTTAG